The segment GGTGCAGGCTGCACTGGCTAAGAGTCTACCTGCCATACCATTGCCAGATGACACCAGCAATCATCCAGGTACAATGTAAtcccatttttattttgttgaaaggCAAGATTTAACCAGAAAGTAAGGAACTAACTCAGGGGTTCCACttattgcacacacaaaagtatacGCAGTTTTCAGCCTCCGTACACATTTTCACCGACATGTTGCATTTTGTCACGCAAAATTACAATTGCACTCAAAACACTAAATAGCCACGAAGAGAGCACCTGAACTCCCACCTCTGATTCTCCCCACCCGCCTTGTTCATCACTGTTAACACTCGTGTACTTATCGCCAGAGGCCATAGTACCAGTGCTCTACCGAATTGAATCTTTATTCCTTAGGTCACTGCCACCGGCGATAGCCTTATGAATGACCAGCTCTACCGAAGAGGAAGATTGCATTACatttctttgggggggggggggggggggggggtcatgagTCACAGAATAAATAATTGATCCTGCTgtgttcagcaaaacaatggtCTGCCTTATCACACATGCCATTAGTTTGGTGCACTGCCGATTCAGTTTACAGGCCAGGGGTGTCCGGGTCTACTCTGATTACATCGGACTGACCCACAGTGATTGTTTTTCAGGCTGAAATATCTTCCATTTAGCGCCATGCAAATAGTTCAGTTCCTCGCTTAGAGGCCTATTACCTGTACAGAGCCACTGCAAAACGCAAACAGACCGATCTGTCGTCGGAAAGTGAAAGAACAGAATCTGATGAAGGGACTTCTTTTAGTTACCTATCATCATCATgtccagtgatggcgctagtacttttttcaaaccggtacgcaaacttttatgaagcaaacagtccagaaaaaaacggtaggctggtcattggaaccagttagAATCCagctcagagtactggttttataGTTTTGCCAGCGAAAAAAgaccggtagttctaaaaatcaacggcagccaattttgttccgggaTTTTttcgtttcaaccggtaaaataccggtaattaccggttaacgccaacaCTGCATGTCTTCTCAATCGTAGTGAGAAAAACACACTTCTCCTTCGCGTTTTTTCCCCCAATTAAGTTTGTAATGGTACGCGTTTTCCCCGGCTCATACGCATTTTTTCAGTCATGTTGTGTATGCAAACGCAAAAAGCAAAAACCCAGTGGAACCCCTGACTAACTAACTGTTATGCAATACTTCTGGAGGGGTGATCACACTACAGTTAACACAGTTTAGTTATGACTAAGATATGTAGTTAAATTGCTATTCTGATACACATTGGAGAATTCAGGGTTATGATTTGATAGTCTCACATGTACATGGACCTATTTCGGTCATAAGGCCATATATGTCAACGGAAGCTGCTCAATatcctatatatatatttacaacAATAAAGCATGCTTCCTGTTTCATCACCGTGGATGAATTAAGTGCTTGCATGCACATACCTGGTCAGGTTTGCTTCTGTTACTGGTCGACAGACGATATAGTTTgtacaaaaactaaattcttgccGTCTATGAAATACATCCCTGGTAAAAATTCAATTCCTGCAACACACCTTGCAAAACTAGTAGCTGCAGTCTAGCAGACGGTCTTTCCAGTGCTTTGTAATGAATCGGCAATATTGCCTTTGCCTATGCAACGCTCATATATATGCAGATCCCAATCTGATGAATGGACTGACCCACAGTTAACAGAGAAAATAGAGGACCCACTAGAGAAAATGCTGAATTCTTGGGATGTAGTCTGatgatagacggaagacagacaatagacggaagacagacaatagacagaagatagatggaagacagacaatagttGGAAGACAGATGGTAGAtcgaagacagacaatagacggaagacagacgatagacggaagacagacgatagatggaagacagacaatagacggaagatagacggaagacagacaatagacggaagacagacgatagatggaagacagacgatagatagaagatagacggaagacagacaatagacagaagacagacaatagatggaagacagacaatagacggaagacagacaatagatggaagacagacgGAAGACAtacaatagacggaagacagacggtagatggaagatagacggaagacagacgatgTAGTCTGACGATAGacgatacatatatatacggaCGTTCAACCAGTATTTGGCTTCAGCTTGATTCAGGAACAAGAGGGCGACTGCAACTGAGTCGCATGTATAGACAAACCATAATGCCTTTCTCCAGTCCAGTCTATGAAATAGGACTTACAGCTGATCTAGCTGGACTCTACGCAAGCTTCAGTACGAATGAAGTAAAATCTCCCATATCAAatttattatacacaaatatgaaAACAGTTAACTAGACTGTTCTAACTGTAAACCAACGTAAAGGGGAAATATGAAGCTCAAAAACAGGTTAAGTCCCAAGCATCATGCAaccacaggcgctttctgtctgtctttcctacAGTTGACTGCAGCTTCGAACCACAGGCGCTTGTGACAGAGGACTCTATAAGCAGCCATCACTCAGTTGACTCCCAAATGGTGAGTTTTTATAGAGTAGATTATTTGTTGCCCTGTCTGAAGATATTTTGTTTTTGCGATTTGATTTGTTAAATGTTTGACCTGCATTACTTGTGAGTTTCCTGTGATGACCAAGGCAATGAAATATGTTTGCTATCTGCAGTCTATGTTCTTTTGCCTCTGAAAAACATGCATCAGAGTTGTGCATTCTTTTTCAGCAACTGgttctttttctcagacaaaataaggcatttataatgaaaaaagaacaaaaatatacggtcgaaacagatcaccaacaaaggctaacaagttcagttGAGTTGCCAGTTGGAAGGAACAGCGAAGAATGTCCCAGTTACTTCCTCAGTCGTACTCTTTTTGATTGTTcgatttggcaattctgaatgatggcaggaactgaagtgcgccaggcagtatcagcgaagtcctctggctcattttctgtgccCACGAAAGCTTCCAGGTAGGCTATTTGTCGGTATCGGCGGACTGCATAATAATGTTGTCGAAGCTCAGTCTCGCTTACGACGCATCCAAAATGGCATCCTCCGACGGTGCTGTGACTGTGTGAAAGATGTCTTCAAATCACTTAGCACATTTGAAAAAATCCTATGTAACAAGCTGACCAGGATTGAGATAATCGGAAAACGTGGCCGAATTGTCCCAATTCTCATGACTGCACAGGTGAAAGCAGCTGTGGAACTGCTTGTGCAAAAAAGGGATGATGCTGGTGTCAGCGGCTCCAACAAATTTGTGTTTTCTTGCTCATTCTTTCAGTCGGAGGGGCACATTCGGGGATCTGACACGCTTCGAAAGTTTGTGACATCAGCGCAGTTGGCAGAGCCACAGTTCATCACATCTACTTCACTTCGAAAGCAGGTTGCTACTCTGTCCCAGATAGTCAGTTTGAAGGACAACGAGCTGGATGCCCTTGCTCAGTTTATGGGACACCGCGAGTACTACCGCCTCCCATCAGACATGATGCAGTTGGCCAAAGTCAGCAAATTACTCCTTGCCCTTGAAAAGGGGAAGCTGCAAGACCACCAGCGCTGCACCCTGGATGAGATGGAAGTGGCTGAAGATGAAGCCATCACCTCGGATGAGGAGGCAGGTATGTGTGACATTTTGAACATGAATTccttttcccgcagtggggcactgcggttatgaaattaaaggcccctcctgtttttggaaccgcaggagctttctagtttgctgttaggtagatttttggttcctctttcctgtcatgctctctttttcttcatgaattcttttcttttttctgccttcttgctcattcacctgtattttttccaaaaatctcttctcttgccgcttgtctcgcgattcatgtatagtttaatctgttagtgttctgatgtaagtccagcagtagataggttaagcctattttaacatactggaaactggtaatcttccagtaggtattaatttagttttactaaagcctgctgggacacaagtaatgggttagtgcatttgtaaacaggaatcgcttgacaagtggcccccttcatcccccccttcctcgtcctgatatggctctgcgtagtcggctggacgttaagcaacaaataaacaaacaaacatgaattcCTTTGCTCTttttgcacaaaatgaacacagctAGACTATCTCTAAATCTAGTATtgtaataaccttttttttgtattcttaaattcatcttcttctccttctgcttcttctgcctcttcttcttcttctaaatTGGGGGGCTGGGATGGCTCATTCGGTACACAGCGTGGACTACATATAGTTCCTCTGACTCTCATAGTCacaggtttgaatcccggtctccctctctctggtaTCGCCTTTGTTGTGGCTAGTGACATTGAACCACCAATACAAttttatttcaatcaatcaatatgaggcttatatcgcgcgtattccgtgggtacagttctaagcgcagggattttttttcttttcaatttttattcaaggcgcagggatttatttatgccgtgtgagatggaatttttttacacaatacatcacgcattcacatcggccagcagatcgcagccatttcggcgcatatcctacttttcacggcctattattccaagtcacacgggtattttggtggacatttttatctatgcctatacaattttgccaggaaagacccttttgtcaatcgtgggatcttttacgtgcacaccccaatgtagtgtacactaagtgtatttgttttaaatctaaATTGAGAACGTTCATACTTCAATGCACACTACAATGTGATATATTGTGCAAACATTAATTTGCATTACACAATAAAGCAAACATTAATACTACGGTACTTACTACATAAACTTTTGTACTTGCGATCTAGGATTTTATCTATTCTATCATATTGTAACTATTATTTACAGAATTTGTTGAAAAGGGTCACAGCCCTATTCCAGAACGATCTGCATCAGGAAGGTTCGCAACAAAAGACTCTTTGGCACCGCCACATAACCAGCCCTCTCCGCCTATGCATCAACCTTGTCCTGCTACAGCTGCACCTGACagtaagtcttcttcttctgtgtacGCATGCTATCAACTACAGTACTGCAAGCACTCCCAGTTTCGGATAAAAACAAATGCGATTGGTCACTTTGGCAGAAATAACAACTGTGAACAGAATGTTGATAGTAAAAGAAAGTAAGGAAGCAGGAAAGATGAGCCGGTgcctacctaacagcaaactagataGCTCCTGGTGttcaaaaacaggaggggccctTAATTTAAGTCCGCAGCGCTCCACTGCAGTAGGTGACAGTAAGGGACAATATGGGCTGAATCCATCCCATCTACATGGTGTTGGAGTGGGGACAGGACATATTTGAATGGCGATGTCGCTGTTCAGTGTCTGAAAGTCTCTTAAGTTTGTAGTTGCAAACAtgacttttctttctctctccccccccctcctcactcccACAAAGTAACATAGTAGATTTAATTTCTTATTTGTAGCTGCCATTCCATGTAAAAGTGAATACATTTACTTATTTAGTGTAAACTTGTCACCCTGGCATGAGGTaatatgaccggcacggttggcctagtggtaaggcgtccgccccttgatcgggaggttgtgggttcgaaccccggccgggtcatacctaagactttaaaattggcaatctagtggctgctccgcctggcgtctggcattatggggttagtgctaggactggttggtccggtgtcagaataatgtgactgggtgagacatgaagcctgtgctgcgacttctgtcttgtgtgtggcgcacgttatatgtcaaagcagcaccgccctgatatggcccttcatggtcggctgggcgttaagcaaacaaacaaacaaaaaatgaggtAATATCACAAGGGTTATTCATGTTTTTGTATTTGTCAGATTCTGCTGATGATGAGGAAGCACCAGAAATCCAAAGGAAGTTTCAACGGTGTGCTGCTGACAGCAGTGCATGCTCAAACAGTTCAGTATATATCTTTCTCCTTAGTCAACCAATTTTCCATGGGGGCGCGACTGGAGATGGATGAAGGTCAGGGGGTTCCTGTGTTTGAGTGGGAACAGCTTGAATTTAACTCACAGAGTTGTTTGTGTCCAACACGCTTGTCGGAGGTGTTTTTTTACGGCGTCAAtgttggggggtgggtgggggttaaGGATGAGGGGTAGAACTGCATTCGTTGATGCATTTTGATTGTCTTACATCTGAAATGTATTTGTACCTTTGAAGAATAGTTCATTCCTGTACACTCATAACACCGAACACACGTTTATTTATTTTGAACATAACATAATTAATacaataaataattaattataATTTTATTATGTCCCCAGGCGAGCCCCCTTCCTCCTGGACATTCTCTCCTGTTGGTGTGGCAATGATGAACACAAGATGCAGTGTATTCACACAGATCACTTCTCCTTCAGCGTCATCTAACGAAAGTAAGCTTTATTGCATATAAATTAATTTAGAAACATGCTGGCGtcacccccccgcgggttagggggagtcccatattggttgggactagaaagaatttacccgatgctacccagcatgtcgtaagaggcgactaacggttctgtttcttctcttcttttgtcttatttctgccttaccagtcctttcacctatatttccttccaagaaaactctccctactattccctgcagttttccaattcttttcttgttgtcttatttctacctgactggatccatcacctttatttcacttaccaaaagtcttcttttccacatccttatttctctgcaccccgcatgtcgtatgaggcgactaacggattctgtttctcctttaacccttgttaagtggttcttgtatagaatatagtcaatgtttgtaaagattttagtcaagcagtatgtaagaaatgtttagtcctttgtactggaaacttgcattctcccagtaaggtcatatattgtactacgttgcaagcccctggagcaattttttgattagtgcttttgtgaacaagaaacacttaacaagtggctccctcccatctccaccctttcccctatctcatctccccctttccctcgtcgcgatataaccttcgtggttgaaaaatgacgttaaacaccaaataaagaaagaaagaaatgctgGCGTCATGTACGGACGATTAACTAAGCGCCCATTACCTAGTTGTTGAATGGCCGCATTCCATAGTGGAAACTCTtgtgtttagttatttgacaaCGAAATTGATATTTAAAAGCATATGTCTTttagctgttgttctttttttgctATTTTGCATAATCTATCAAATGATTTGAAATAAAGATAAGCCAGCTGAGAAAATCTatcatctttttttttccccaaggtTCAACTGACAATGAGTACCTACCTGAACAGTGGAGCCATTCCAAACCAAAGAAGCTCAAATCAAAGGCAACGCGCAACAGTGAGTGGAAACATAATCATTGTATTTATAcctcttctttctctttgtgaACTGAGCTTTAAGGAGCTGACTCAATCCACACAAAAGTTATTCCTTTAAAGTAGAACAAAACCAGTAAACTAGATAGTTATTGTGTTTTTGAGTAAGGTAATATCCTTCTCTGAAGCACTTGGAAGGAAAAATAGAGCCTGTTCATAACGTGTTAACTGTTAATCTAACTAGGAGCGTATAGTTATTGTGTTTTTGAGTACGGTAATACCCTTCTCTAAAGCACTTGGAAGGAAACATAGAGTATgttcacagacctgtttaccctcccggaattattacggatttagggtctaaattccggtattacggaaaTCTACCGGAAATTCCGGTCACGAGAACCATTTCCGTGTGTGAAAATTTAAAGTCGAAATTGTAGTACTAGTAGTCACCGGGATTTTGATTTCCCGGAAACCCTTTTAGCTCAAGGCCGACCGGAACAGCCTTGTCTGCGCATGTGCAAAAACAAGGTATTTGTCGGTCAACGCGTGGTTTTTGTGCATTCGGTCCGATCGACATGGGTCGTAAGCGTAAGGCCGATCTCTCTGGGGACaaaatgccaaccaaaaaagctCAAGTTGTACAGGAATATCGGCAAAACTATCAAGTCAAGTGGCAGTGTCTGGCGAAGTCTAAGAAGAGCGAATCACTTGCATTTTGGTGATCGAAttgagatcagtgcaacaacaaagctagtcaGTCATGAGTCACTGCAGTCGTTCGTCCGCGAACCAAGCGAACGTGTCCCGAGGTTAGACGCAGCATTAGTTTATTtacaaaatgcagtacacaaatgaacatggaaacaaacaaattgtgtttggcaaaacatgagcctgcttcgcatcgagtttatttgaccAGTATGTCTGTGCTTCGACATTATCTCTTGCTACGGTCAGTGACTTGTGCTGTTGCCGGAATTTGAAAGTCTTTTTGAGTCTAAAAGTGATCTCCATTAATCTTTCtccaatatagcaaagatcacagttctttgaattgaAAAACTTTAAAGAAAatctttaaataaaatgaaCGAGCCggtccacaaaaaaaaaagggtagcttctggagagtgtttttatgactggttttaatgcaggatgtaaacaggtctgtgttcATAACGAGTTAACTGTTAATCTAACTAGGAGCGGCATTTTGTCAAAGAGCAGTTCAAATCCGTACGTGCTTTAACATATCAAAATGGCCTTCTGCtgtcgctcagttttcttgatTCAAAACTAAGCAGTAAATTGTATAATTAtttaaaaatgaataaataagtgGATCAGTTAACAAGTGCAATGGCTAACTGACCTGCCACTTCTCATGCCCATTCGTGGCTTCTGTCCCATGCTTTGAAAATGAATGTGTACAGGGTCTGTAATTCCGGTTTTAATTTAGATTTGAAATCTTTTGTAATTGATGGATTACGCCCACATACACTTCCGTGTATTAGAGGCGGGGACGGGAGTCCCAGGAATTGGAAAAAAGAGGAGGTACTATATCTAACTTACATTGAACAACCAAAATGTAAGCAGCACTAAGATTGACAGTGAAAATGTGACAGTTTTAGTGTACTAGCTTTAGTGCCACGAAGAAGAATCAGAACAAATGTTGACTCGGGAAAATAAATGTCCATGCCCAATCAAGATTCGAAATAGAGACACTGAGATCACGAGTTGTCGGCCTAGACCACCAGACTACCCGGCGCTCATATTGAGTTGGCATGATTGTTCCTTATAAAGTTTTAATCCGATAACATATTTAACCTTTGTATCTCCGGTAATAGGTCTTGTGATATCTGTGTCCACAAAGGTTCAAGCCAGCCACGTCGACTGTGGTTGGAGGAGGAGGTGAAGGCAGTGGAGGCTCATTTGTTAAAATATATCGCCACGCAAGTGCTGCCAAGAAAAGAGGATATCCAGAAGTGCCTTCAGGCTGAAGAGACTCTGATAATTCGTACCTGGCTACACGTCAAGAACTATACATGTACGAAACAGGATTACTGCTTTGCAAAGAAATCAGCGAAACTAAATAATGTTCAGCTTTTCAGCTACTGATCATCTTTCCAATGTTGTTGCTGATCACTACCACTAAGTGGATATATATCTAGTGCAGGTTTGTGTCTTGAGCTGTACTGGACAATGATTTACACATTtatctttatttgtttttattaattttgacTATGAGCACACTGGTGGTTGTGTTTTATGTTAAATGATTTATTTAGTATGTGTTTATGCAAATCATTTTTGGCATTTTGAATAAGCTAGATGTGACCTTTCTTAGCACTGATCCAAAGGTCAGTTTAATATGCGGTCAAAACAATGATGGTGGAGGCAGTTGgctatttttaattcatttgcATAGCAAAAACGAGGCTATATATGTATTGACAACTGACCACCTATTGAACACTCAAAACTTTTCAAATAATGGAAGCTTTCATGATAAAAACTTGTCTTGGTTATGAAACCTATGAACACTTATAAAATGCATGTGATTacatcagcaaaacaaaacaaaatataagcAAGTGAGTCATATTCTTTGTGGCTTTGCCCTTGTTTAactgtattatcattatttattaTCATGAACACAGACTACCATAAGGtccgctaccccccccccccccccccccccccccccccccccgcgggttagggggaagaatttacccgatgctccccagcatgtcgtaagaggcaactaacggattctgtttctccttttacccttgttaagtgtttcttgtatagaatatagtcaatgtttgtaaagattttagtcaagcagtatgtaagaaatgttaagtcctttgtactagaaacttgcattctcccagtaaggtcatatattgtactacgttgctagcccctggagcaatttttttattagtgcttttgtcttcttcttcttgtcgttcgccaatgttaaacttggagtccagctctggtagtgcttttgtgaacaagaaacaattaacaagtggctctatcccatcatcccatcatccccccccccccccccctttccccgtcgcgatataacgttgaacggttgaaaacgacgttaaacaccaaataaagtaaagataAGGTCCGCTATTAGGAAAGTCAAAACAATCAAAGTGTCATATGCACTTTGTCATCGTGTGTGACATTTTattgagagagaaacagaatccgttagtcgcctcttacgacatgctggggagcatcgggtaaattcttccccctaacccgcggggggcgtaCAGTACTTCTTTGGGATAACAAGGGTAAGGATTGCTCTAATTAAGGTTGGCTGAACAATATATAACAGCAATTTCGCTCAAATCGGCCAAAAACAAGGCCCGAAGGCATCGTAGGCATAGCCGTTTTaactttattatcattattatttattatcgtGACCACAAACTACCATAAGGTCCGCTAGTAGGAAAGTCAAAACAATCATAACGTATCATAAACACTGGGTCATCGTGtgatcattattatttattatcgtGACCACAAACTACCATACGGTCCGCTAGTAGGAAAGTCAAAACAATCATAACGTATCATAAACACTGGGTCATCGTGTGTGACATTTCAATG is part of the Littorina saxatilis isolate snail1 linkage group LG15, US_GU_Lsax_2.0, whole genome shotgun sequence genome and harbors:
- the LOC138948461 gene encoding uncharacterized protein isoform X4, which produces MADADTRGERRSRYITTDTVEPGGRGQRFKTREYFPHFSYGQRMVQAALAKSLPAIPLPDDTSNHPVDCSFEPQALVTEDSISSHHSVDSQMSEGHIRGSDTLRKFVTSAQLAEPQFITSTSLRKQVATLSQIVSLKDNELDALAQFMGHREYYRLPSDMMQLAKVSKLLLALEKGKLQDHQRCTLDEMEVAEDEAITSDEEAEFVEKGHSPIPERSASGRFATKDSLAPPHNQPSPPMHQPCPATAAPDNSADDEEAPEIQRKFQRCAADSSACSNSEPPSSWTFSPVGVAMMNTRCSVFTQITSPSASSNESSTDNEYLPEQWSHSKPKKLKSKATRNSLVISVSTKVQASHVDCGWRRR
- the LOC138948461 gene encoding uncharacterized protein isoform X2 — protein: MADADTRGERRSRYITTDTVEPGGRGQRFKTREYFPHFSYGQRMVQAALAKSLPAIPLPDDTSNHPVDCSFEPQALVTEDSISSHHSVDSQMSEGHIRGSDTLRKFVTSAQLAEPQFITSTSLRKQVATLSQIVSLKDNELDALAQFMGHREYYRLPSDMMQLAKVSKLLLALEKGKLQDHQRCTLDEMEVAEDEAITSDEEAEFVEKGHSPIPERSASGRFATKDSLAPPHNQPSPPMHQPCPATAAPDSEPPSSWTFSPVGVAMMNTRCSVFTQITSPSASSNESSTDNEYLPEQWSHSKPKKLKSKATRNSSSQPRRLWLEEEVKAVEAHLLKYIATQVLPRKEDIQKCLQAEETLIIRTWLHVKNYTCTKQDYCFAKKSAKLNNVQLFSY
- the LOC138948461 gene encoding uncharacterized protein isoform X1 encodes the protein MADADTRGERRSRYITTDTVEPGGRGQRFKTREYFPHFSYGQRMVQAALAKSLPAIPLPDDTSNHPVDCSFEPQALVTEDSISSHHSVDSQMSEGHIRGSDTLRKFVTSAQLAEPQFITSTSLRKQVATLSQIVSLKDNELDALAQFMGHREYYRLPSDMMQLAKVSKLLLALEKGKLQDHQRCTLDEMEVAEDEAITSDEEAEFVEKGHSPIPERSASGRFATKDSLAPPHNQPSPPMHQPCPATAAPDNSADDEEAPEIQRKFQRCAADSSACSNSEPPSSWTFSPVGVAMMNTRCSVFTQITSPSASSNESSTDNEYLPEQWSHSKPKKLKSKATRNSSSQPRRLWLEEEVKAVEAHLLKYIATQVLPRKEDIQKCLQAEETLIIRTWLHVKNYTCTKQDYCFAKKSAKLNNVQLFSY
- the LOC138948461 gene encoding uncharacterized protein isoform X3, which translates into the protein MVQAALAKSLPAIPLPDDTSNHPVDCSFEPQALVTEDSISSHHSVDSQMSEGHIRGSDTLRKFVTSAQLAEPQFITSTSLRKQVATLSQIVSLKDNELDALAQFMGHREYYRLPSDMMQLAKVSKLLLALEKGKLQDHQRCTLDEMEVAEDEAITSDEEAEFVEKGHSPIPERSASGRFATKDSLAPPHNQPSPPMHQPCPATAAPDNSADDEEAPEIQRKFQRCAADSSACSNSEPPSSWTFSPVGVAMMNTRCSVFTQITSPSASSNESSTDNEYLPEQWSHSKPKKLKSKATRNSSSQPRRLWLEEEVKAVEAHLLKYIATQVLPRKEDIQKCLQAEETLIIRTWLHVKNYTCTKQDYCFAKKSAKLNNVQLFSY